In Sardina pilchardus chromosome 8, fSarPil1.1, whole genome shotgun sequence, a genomic segment contains:
- the LOC134089145 gene encoding neurofilament light polypeptide-like — MASFGFDPFFPSSHRRRVVVRSGSSGGYGGPSRSRSVFTSYSAPHYALTVSSGRELDLGQAAQVSSELKAVRTAEKAQLQELNDRFAGFIERVHHLELQNRALEAKLQVLRQRHGEPTCLRSIYEQEVRALRAAVEEAREERQAAQERRRQLEEALRALQGRYEDEVLTRQEAEGRLVEARKGAEEAALGQAEEEKRLDILLDEMAFLKRLHEGEITELQAQLQYSSQVSVEMEVAKPDLSVALRDIRGQYERLAQQNMQSAEEWFRSKVSTMADTTARHSDDIRLARDEAGEFRRLLKARDLEIQACQSLNHALEQQLQEAEDRQSADVTNMQDMIAQLEDEVRTIKNEMARYLREYQDLLNVKMALDIEIAAYRKLLEGEETRFNVGGVGGMSSIFSHNISSTPSFGRPVFSVQASLSSGAPYLLGTRLLSSSLFSDDLITPSRAQQAEASAAEEEEEEEEEEEEKEEEEEGEENEEEKEEEDGGDEVEGDEDEKEEEGEEAQEVKEEGEEEAGGEEEEAGEEGEEEEDAAEGGEEGEKEGEEEKEGGNKEEEGEKGEDKKSPEEEIKSKAEAKPKKK; from the exons ATGGCTTCGTTCGGCTTCGACCcgttcttcccctcctcccaccGCCGTAGGGTGGTGGTGCGCAGTGGCAGCAGCGGTGGCTACGGGGGGCCGTCTCGCTCACGCTCCGTCTTCACCTCCTACTCCGCCCCCCACTACGCGCTGACCGTGTCGTCGGGCCGCGAGCTGGACCTGGGCCAGGCGGCGCAAGTGAGCTCGGAGCTGAAGGCGGTGCGCACGGCCGAGAAGGCGCAGCTGCAGGAGCTGAACGACCGTTTCGCCGGTTTCATCGAGCGCGTGCACCACCTGGAGCTGCAGAACCGTGCGCTGGAGGCCAAGCTGCAGGTGCTCCGACAGCGCCACGGCGAGCCCACCTGCCTGCGCTCCATCTACGAGCAGGAGGTGCGTGCACTGCGTGCGGCCGTGGAGGAGGCGCGTGAGGAGCGGCAGGCCGCACAGGAGCGCCGTCggcagctggaggaggctcTGAGGGCACTGCAGGGCCGCTACGAGGATGAAGTGTTGACGCGCCAGGAGGCCGAGGGCCGGCTGGTGGAGGCGCGGAAGGGGGCGGAGGAAGCAGCGCTGGGccaggctgaggaggagaagcgtCTGGACATCCTGCTGGACGAGATGGCCTTCCTCAAGCGACTGCACGAGGGCGAGATCACCGAGCTGCAGGCCCAGCTGCAGTACAGCTCCCAGGTCTccgtggagatggaggtggccAAGCCGGACCTGTCGGTGGCGCTGCGTGACATCCGGGGCCAGTACGAACGCCTGGCGCAGCAGAACATGCAGTCCGCCGAGGAGTGGTTCCGCTCCAAAGTCAGCACTATGGCCGACACCACGGCCCGCCACTCCGATGACATCCGTCTGGCCCGAGATGAGGCGGGTGAGTTCCGCCGCCTGCTGAAGGCCCGTGACCTGGAGATTCAGGCGTGCCAGAGCCTCAACCACGCGctggagcagcagctgcaggaggcCGAGGACAGGCAGAGCGCCGACGTCACCAACATGCAG GACATGATTGCTCAGCTGGAAGATGAGGTGAGGACCATAAAGAATGAGATGGCACGCTACCTGAGGGAATATCAGGACCTGCTCAACGTCAAGATGGCCCTGGACATCGAGATCGCCGCCTACAG GAAGCtgttggagggggaggagacacGCTTCAATGTGGGTGGAGTCGGGGGCATGTCCAGCATCTTCTCACACAACATCTCATCCACACCCTCCTTTGGCCGACCCGTCTTCTCCGTGCAGGCCAGCCTGAGCTCTGGCGCCCCCTACCTGCTGGGTACTCGcctcctcagctcctctctcttcagCGATGACCTGATAACCCCCAGCCGGGCTCAACAGGCCGAAGCCAgcgcagcagaggaggaggaggaggaggaagaggaggaggaggagaaggaggaagaagaggaaggagaggagaatgaggaggaaaaggaggaagaagatggaggagatgaggtAGAAGGCGATGAAgatgaaaaggaggaagagggtgaaGAGGCACAGGAAgtgaaggaggaaggagagg AGGAGGCAggtggtgaggaagaggaggcaggagaggagggggaagaagaggaagatgctgctgaaggaggagaagagggagagaaggagggggaagaggagaaagagggaggaaataaagaagaggagggggagaaaggagaggacaaGAAGAGTCCAGAGGAGGAGATAAAGAGCAAAGCAGAAGCTAAACCAAAGAAAAAGTAG
- the LOC134089731 gene encoding ankyrin repeat and SOCS box protein 6-like, whose translation MSGTEEHGSENMLRLEPLPPLQYREVYDHHGPFSHIVYDPALVDAVLCAVGLQGEGGVDADRLSAGQGACESLEEVLEREAQSAVFVESISCALFKVAERGLVGAAEVLLRHGADPNFEDPVSYYNPLHIAVLRNRPLMVGMLVQHGADIDKRDRIFESSPLDLACEDADRLPCLRTLLALGADVNAHDKNGKPALIHALFSSDGTGVAVTPKYGNTENIRLLLEGGASVHVRTIDEETVMLALVAFVEIVLHWEGEEDEEDEEDEEEKEDAEQIGQFCLRVTELFLDHGEEQEDGEETHPSRHPSLTQTCLEHFDRLFPLALLLLQKGVALQCSLHGATCWSWRQLLLGRLEAALQESASAEETTDLLPRAETLLELAEVCCPSHTHTSASPLQSPHTRPQAPPHAAVLELRARLLEQETRPPPLRLLCRRLVRHILLPGPLGPKVQQLPLPDRLKDFLLPESSVQCRPGWDRFRPIHGPR comes from the exons ATGTCTGGTACCGAAGAACACGGCTCTGAGAACATGTTAAGATTGGAGCCACTTCCGCCTTTACAATAT AGAGAAGTGTATGACCACCATGGTCCTTTCTCACACATCGTGTACGACCCAGCGCTGGTGGATGCCGTTCTCTGTGCAGTAGGACTGCAGGGCGAGGGCGGAGTGGATGCTGACAG ACTGTCTGCCGGGCAGGGTGCGTGTGAGTCCCTGGAGGAGGTTCTAGAGAGGGAGGCCCAGTCTGCCGTGTTCGTGGAGAGCATCAGCTGCGCCCTGTTCAAGGTGGCGGAACGTGGCCTGGTCGGAGCAGCCGAGGTTCTGCTGCGCCACGGAGCCGACCCCAACTTTGAGG acCCTGTGTCCTACTATAATCCGCTCCACATAGCCGTGCTGAGGAACAGACCCCTCATGGTGGGCATGCTGGTCCAGCATGGAGCCGACATTGACAAGAGAGACCGA ATTTTTGAGAGTAGCCCCCTTGACCTGGCATGTGAGGACGCCGACCGGCTGCCATGTCTGCGCACGCTGCTGGCGTTGGGAGCCGACGTCAATGCCCACGACAAGAATG gTAAACCAGCTCTGATCCATGCCCTGTTCAGCAGTGATGGAACGGGCGTGGCCGTGACACCGAAATACGGGAACACGGAAAACATCAGACTGCTGCTTGAAGGAG gtgccagtgtgcatgtgcgcaccATCGATGAGGAGACGGTGATGTTGGCTCTGGTGGCGTTTGTGGAGATTGTGCTGCactgggagggggaggaggacgaggaggacgaggaggacgaggaggagaaggaggacgcCGAGCAGATCGGCCAGTTCTGCCTGCGCGTCACCGAGCTGTTTCTGGACCACGGT gaggagcaggaggacggCGAGGAGACCCATCCCTCGCGCCATCCCTCGCTCACGCAGACGTGCCTGGAGCACTTTGACCGGCTGTTCCCgctggcgctgctgctgctgcagaaggGCGTCGCGCTGCAGTGCTCGCTCCACGGCGCCACCTGCTGGTCTTGGCGCCAGCTGCTGCTCGGGCGCCTGGAGGCGGCGCTGCAGGAGAGCGCCAGCGCAGAGGAGACGACGGACCTGCTGCCCCGGGCCGAGACCTTGCTGGAGCTGGCTGAGGTCTGCTGCccctcccacacccacacctccGCGTCGCCGCTGCAGTCCCCCCACACTCGCCCTCAGGCCCCCCCCCACGCGGCCGTGCTGGAGCTCCGAGCCCGGCTGCTGGAGCAGGAGACGCGGCCTCCCCCCCTGCGCCTGCTCTGCCGCAGGCTGGTGCGCCACATCCTGCTGCCGGGGCCCCTGGGGCCCAAAGTCCAGCAGCTGCCCCTTCCTGACCGCCTCAAAGACTTCCTGCTTCCTGAGAGCAGCGTGCAGTGCCGGCCAGGTTGGGACCGCTTCCGGCCCATCCACGGTCCGCGCTGA
- the asb6 gene encoding ankyrin repeat and SOCS box protein 6 isoform X1 yields MWEGLLPVLHWREETVGQRTEMPFLHGFRRIVYEYQPLVDAVLCAVGLQGEGGVDADRLSAGQGACESLEEVLEREAQSAVFVEGISCALFKVAERGLVGAAEVLLRHGADLNFEDPVSYYNPLHIAVLRNRPLMVGMLVQHGADIDKRDRIHESSPLDLACEDADRLPCLRTLLALGADVNAHDKNGKTALLHALASSDGLTVNNTENIRLLLEGGASVHARTSDEETAMSSLVFLVKEALDGSEEDAAQIGQFCLRVTELLLDHGADPSCSWTPGEPGGAREQQQQQQQQEEQEDDDEAEPSLTQTCLDHFDRLFPLALLLLQKGVALQCSLHGATCWSGHQLLLGRLEAALQESASAEETTDLLARAETLLELAEACCPPPAPLEPPHTHTSALRLQPPPHAAVLELRARLLEQETRPPPLRVLCRRLLRHSLLPGPLGPKVQQLPLPDRLKDFLLPESSVQCRPGWDRCRPSHPPR; encoded by the exons ATGTGGGAAGGGCTACTTCCGGTTTTACATTGG AGAGAAGAGACCGTGGGTCAGAGAACAGAGATGCCTTTCCTACACGGCTTCAGACGCATTGTGTACGAGTACCAGCCGCTGGTGGATGCCGTTCTGTGTGCAGTAGGACTGCAGGGCGAGGGCGGAGTGGATGCCGACAG ACTGTCTGCCGGGCAGGGTGCGTGTGAGTCCCTGGAGGAGGTTCTAGAGAGGGAGGCCCAGTCTGCCGTGTTCGTGGAGGGCATCAGTTGCGCCCTGTTCAAGGTGGCGGAACGCGGCCTGGTCGGAGCAGCCGAGGTTCTGCTGCGCCACGGAGCCGACCTCAACTTTGAGG acCCTGTGTCCTACTATAATCCGCTCCACATAGCCGTGTTGAGGAACAGACCCCTTATGGTGGGCATGCTGGTCCAGCATGGAGCCGACATTGACAAGAGAGACCGA ATTCATGAGAGTAGCCCCCTAGACCTGGCATGTGAGGACGCTGACCGGCTGCCATGTCTGCGCACGCTGCTGGCGTTGGGAGCCGACGTCAATGCCCACGACAAGAATG gTAAAACAGCTCTGCTCCATGCCCTGGCTAGCAGTGATGGACTCACGGTGAACAACACGGAAAACATCAGACTGCTGCTTGAAGGAG gtGCCAGTGTGCATGCGCGCACCAGCGACGAGGAGACAGCGATGTCGTCTCTGGTGTTCCTGGTGAAGGAGGCACTGGACGGCTCCGAGGAGGACGCTGCGCAGATCGGCCAGTTCTGCCTGCGCGTCACCGAGCTGTTGCTGGACCACGGTGCTGACCCCAGCTGCAGCTGGACCCCCGGGGAGCCAGGGGGCGCcagagagcagcagcaacagcagcagcaacaggaggagcaggaggacgacgacgaggCCGAGCCCTCGCTCACGCAGACGTGCCTGGACCACTTTGACCGGCTGTTCCCgctggcgctgctgctgctgcagaaggGCGTCGCGCTGCAGTGCTCGCTCCACGGCGCCACCTGCTGGTCGGGGCACCAGCTGCTGCTCGGGCGCCTGGAGGCGGCGCTGCAGGAGAGCGCCAGCGCAGAGGAGACGACGGACCTGCTGGCCCGGGCCGAGACCTTGCTGGAGCTGGCTGAGGCCTGCTGCCCCCCGCCCGCTCCTTTGgagcccccccacacccacacctctGCGCTGCggctgcagccccccccccacgcgGCCGTGCTGGAGCTCCGAGCCCGGCTGCTGGAGCAGGAGACGCGGCCTCCCCCCCTACGTGTGCTCTGCCGGAGGCTGCTGCGCCACAGCCTGCTGCCGGGGCCCCTGGGGCCCAAAGTCCAGCAGCTGCCCCTTCCTGACCGCCTCAAAGACTTCCTGCTTCCTGAGAGCAGCGTGCAGTGCCGGCCAGGTTGGGACCGCTGCCGGCCCAGCCACCCTCCGCGCTGA
- the asb6 gene encoding ankyrin repeat and SOCS box protein 6 isoform X2 translates to MPFLHGFRRIVYEYQPLVDAVLCAVGLQGEGGVDADRLSAGQGACESLEEVLEREAQSAVFVEGISCALFKVAERGLVGAAEVLLRHGADLNFEDPVSYYNPLHIAVLRNRPLMVGMLVQHGADIDKRDRIHESSPLDLACEDADRLPCLRTLLALGADVNAHDKNGKTALLHALASSDGLTVNNTENIRLLLEGGASVHARTSDEETAMSSLVFLVKEALDGSEEDAAQIGQFCLRVTELLLDHGADPSCSWTPGEPGGAREQQQQQQQQEEQEDDDEAEPSLTQTCLDHFDRLFPLALLLLQKGVALQCSLHGATCWSGHQLLLGRLEAALQESASAEETTDLLARAETLLELAEACCPPPAPLEPPHTHTSALRLQPPPHAAVLELRARLLEQETRPPPLRVLCRRLLRHSLLPGPLGPKVQQLPLPDRLKDFLLPESSVQCRPGWDRCRPSHPPR, encoded by the exons ATGCCTTTCCTACACGGCTTCAGACGCATTGTGTACGAGTACCAGCCGCTGGTGGATGCCGTTCTGTGTGCAGTAGGACTGCAGGGCGAGGGCGGAGTGGATGCCGACAG ACTGTCTGCCGGGCAGGGTGCGTGTGAGTCCCTGGAGGAGGTTCTAGAGAGGGAGGCCCAGTCTGCCGTGTTCGTGGAGGGCATCAGTTGCGCCCTGTTCAAGGTGGCGGAACGCGGCCTGGTCGGAGCAGCCGAGGTTCTGCTGCGCCACGGAGCCGACCTCAACTTTGAGG acCCTGTGTCCTACTATAATCCGCTCCACATAGCCGTGTTGAGGAACAGACCCCTTATGGTGGGCATGCTGGTCCAGCATGGAGCCGACATTGACAAGAGAGACCGA ATTCATGAGAGTAGCCCCCTAGACCTGGCATGTGAGGACGCTGACCGGCTGCCATGTCTGCGCACGCTGCTGGCGTTGGGAGCCGACGTCAATGCCCACGACAAGAATG gTAAAACAGCTCTGCTCCATGCCCTGGCTAGCAGTGATGGACTCACGGTGAACAACACGGAAAACATCAGACTGCTGCTTGAAGGAG gtGCCAGTGTGCATGCGCGCACCAGCGACGAGGAGACAGCGATGTCGTCTCTGGTGTTCCTGGTGAAGGAGGCACTGGACGGCTCCGAGGAGGACGCTGCGCAGATCGGCCAGTTCTGCCTGCGCGTCACCGAGCTGTTGCTGGACCACGGTGCTGACCCCAGCTGCAGCTGGACCCCCGGGGAGCCAGGGGGCGCcagagagcagcagcaacagcagcagcaacaggaggagcaggaggacgacgacgaggCCGAGCCCTCGCTCACGCAGACGTGCCTGGACCACTTTGACCGGCTGTTCCCgctggcgctgctgctgctgcagaaggGCGTCGCGCTGCAGTGCTCGCTCCACGGCGCCACCTGCTGGTCGGGGCACCAGCTGCTGCTCGGGCGCCTGGAGGCGGCGCTGCAGGAGAGCGCCAGCGCAGAGGAGACGACGGACCTGCTGGCCCGGGCCGAGACCTTGCTGGAGCTGGCTGAGGCCTGCTGCCCCCCGCCCGCTCCTTTGgagcccccccacacccacacctctGCGCTGCggctgcagccccccccccacgcgGCCGTGCTGGAGCTCCGAGCCCGGCTGCTGGAGCAGGAGACGCGGCCTCCCCCCCTACGTGTGCTCTGCCGGAGGCTGCTGCGCCACAGCCTGCTGCCGGGGCCCCTGGGGCCCAAAGTCCAGCAGCTGCCCCTTCCTGACCGCCTCAAAGACTTCCTGCTTCCTGAGAGCAGCGTGCAGTGCCGGCCAGGTTGGGACCGCTGCCGGCCCAGCCACCCTCCGCGCTGA
- the LOC134089142 gene encoding neurofilament light polypeptide-like: protein MASFGFDPFFPSSHRRRVVVRSGSSGGYGGPSRSRSVFTSYSAPHYALTVSSGRELDLGQAAQVSSELKAVRTAEKAQLQELNDRFAGFIERVHHLELQNRALEAKLQVLRQRHGEPTCLRSIYEQEVRALRAAVEEAREERQAAQERRRQLEEALRALQGRYEDEVLTRQEAEGRLVEARKGAEEAALGQAEEEKRLDILLDEMAFLKRLHEGEITELQAQLQYSSQVSVEMEVAKPDLSVALRDIRGQYERLAQQNMQSAEEWFRSKVSTMADTTARHSDDIRLARDEAGEFRRLLKARDLEIQACQSLNHALEQQLQEAEDRQSADVTNMQDMIAQLEDEVRTIKNEMARYLKEYQDLLNVKMALDIEIAAYRKLLEGEETRFNVGGVGGMSSIFSHTISSTPSFGRPVFSVQASLSSGAPYLLGTRLLSSSLFSDDLITPSRAQQAEASAAKEEEEEEEEEKEEEEEEEKEEGEEEKEEEEGGDEGEGDEEEKEEEEEEGEEAQEAKEEEGEEDAGGEEKEAGEEGEEEEDAEGGEEGGKEEEEEEDAKGGKEGGKEGEEEEEGGDEEEEEEKGDDKKSPEEEKKSEAETKPKKK, encoded by the exons ATGGCTTCGTTCGGCTTCGACCcgttcttcccctcctcccaccGCCGTAGGGTGGTGGTGCGCAGTGGCAGCAGCGGTGGCTACGGGGGGCCGTCTCGCTCACGCTCCGTCTTCACCTCCTACTCCGCCCCCCACTACGCGCTGACCGTGTCGTCGGGCCGCGAGCTGGACCTGGGCCAGGCGGCGCAAGTGAGCTCGGAGCTGAAGGCGGTGCGCACGGCCGAGAAGGCGCAGCTGCAGGAGCTGAACGACCGCTTCGCCGGCTTCATCGAGCGCGTGCACCACCTGGAGCTGCAGAACCGTGCGCTGGAGGCCAAGCTGCAGGTGCTCCGACAGCGCCACGGCGAGCCCACCTGCCTGCGCTCCATCTACGAGCAGGAGGTGCGTGCACTGCGTGCGGCCGTGGAGGAGGCACGTGAGGAGCGGCAGGCCGCACAGGAGCGCCGTCggcagctggaggaggctcTGAGGGCACTGCAGGGCCGCTACGAGGATGAAGTGTTGACGCGCCAGGAGGCCGAGGGCCGGCTGGTGGAGGCGCGGAAGGGGGCGGAGGAAGCAGCGCTGGGccaggctgaggaggagaagcgtCTGGACATCCTGCTGGACGAGATGGCCTTCCTCAAGCGACTGCACGAGGGCGAGATCACCGAGTTGCAGGCCCAGCTGCAGTACAGCTCCCAGGTCTccgtggagatggaggtggccAAGCCGGACCTGTCGGTGGCGCTGCGTGACATCCGGGGCCAGTACGAACGCCTGGCGCAGCAGAACATGCAGTCCGCCGAGGAGTGGTTCCGCTCCAAAGTCAGCACTATGGCCGACACCACGGCCCGCCACTCCGATGACATCCGTCTGGCCCGAGATGAGGCGGGTGAGTTCCGCCGCCTGCTGAAGGCCCGTGACCTGGAGATTCAGGCGTGCCAGAGCCTCAACCACGCGctggagcagcagctgcaggaggcCGAGGACAGGCAGAGCGCCGACGTCACCAACATGCAG GACATGATTGCTCAGCTGGAAGATGAGGTGAGGACCATAAAGAATGAGATGGCACGCTACCTGAAGGAATATCAAGACCTGCTCAACGTCAAGATGGCTCTGGATATCGAGATCGCCGCCTACAG GAAGCtgttggagggggaggagacacGCTTCAATGTGGGTGGAGTCGGGGGCATGTCCAGCATCTTCTCACACACCATCTCATCCACGCCCTCCTTTGGCCGACCCGTCTTCTCCGTGCAGGCCAGCCTGAGCTCTGGCGCCCCCTACCTGCTGGGTACTCGcctcctcagctcctctctcttcagCGATGACCTGATAACCCCCAGCCGGGCTCAACAGGCCGAAGCCAGCGCagcaaaggaggaggaggaggaagaagaggaggagaaggaggaagaagaagaggaggagaaggaggaaggagaggaggaaaaggaggaagaggaggggggagatgagggagaaggtgatgaggaggaaaaagaggaagaggaggaagaaggtgaAGAGGCACAGGAAGCgaaggaggaagaaggagagg AGGATGCAGGCGGTGAGGAAaaggaggcaggagaggagggagaagaggaggaagacgctgaaggaggagaagagggagggaaggaggaggaagaggaggaagatgctaaaggaggaaaagagggagggaaggagggggaagaggaggaagagggaggagatgaagaagaggaagaagagaaaggagatgACAAGAAGAgtccagaggaggagaagaagagcgaAGCAGAAACTAAACCAAAGAAAAAGTAG